One genomic window of Erinaceus europaeus chromosome 7, mEriEur2.1, whole genome shotgun sequence includes the following:
- the NAB2 gene encoding NGFI-A-binding protein 2 isoform X2 produces MSPTGRSRGHVGEERAGCASGVGGRERPRPSRRVPKPAPCGSAWVTSVSGSEAVAPSQSPTPLALPGPAPRGSPPPARSPPPARPRLPPPALPTPSPRPAACAALGLAPVRPAGAEARRGGRRSRRVGGRGADRRRARSRRRRDGTPTAADTASRSGRRALGTGRGGRGGPELSMHRESAPVAEQPPGGGDSARRTPQPRLKPSARTMALPRTLGELQLYRVLQRANLLSYYETFIQQGGDDVQQLCEAGEEEFLEIMALVGMATKPLHVRRLQKALREWATNPGLFSQPVPAVPVSSIPLFKISETAGTRKGSMSNGHGSPGEKAGSAHSFSPKSPLELGEKLSPLPGGPGAGDPRIWPGRSTPESDVGAGGEEEAGSPPFSPPAGGGVPEGAGAGGLATGGTGGSPDRLEPEMVRMVVESVERIFRSFPRGDAGEVTSLLKLNKKLARSVGHIFEMDDNDSQKEEEIRKYSIIYGRFDSKRREGKQLSLHELTINEAAAQFCMRDNTLLLRRVELFSLSRQVARESTYLSSLKGSRLHPEELAGPPLKKLKQEVGEQSHSDVQQSAPGPESYAVPYRPSLEEDSASLSGESLDGHLQEFEEGLLDRCPAPGPHPALVEGRRSSVKVEAEASRQ; encoded by the exons ATGTCGCCGACTGGGCGCTCACGTGGGCACGTGGGCGAGGAGAGGGCCGGCTGTGCATCCGGCGTGGGCGGCCGAGAGCGACCTCGCCCCTCCCGCCGGGTCCCCAAGCCCGCCCCCTGCGGCTCGGCCTGGGTCACCTCGGTCTCGGGCTCCGAGGCGGTCGCGCCGAGCCAGTCCCCGACTCCGCTCGCCCTTCCTGGCCCCGCCCCTCGCGGctccccgccgcccgcccgcagcccgccccccgcccgcccccggcTCCCGCCCCCGGCTCTGCCCACGCCCTCCCCCCGCCCGGCAGCCTGCGCAGCGCTGGGCCTCGCTCCCGTGCGTCCTGCGGGGGCGGAGGCGCGGAGAGGCGGCAGGCGCAGCCGGCGAGTGGGGGGCAGAGGCGCAGACAGGCGCCGAGCAAGGAGTCGCCGAAGGAGGGACGGAACCCCGACCGCGGCGGACACGGCCTCGCGCAGCGGGCGCCGAGCGCTGGGCACCGGTAGGGGCGGCCGCGGTGGTCCCGAGCTGTCCATGCACAGAGAGTCCGCCCCCGTCGCCGAGCAGCCGCCGGGCGGAGGAGACAGCGCCCGCCGGACCCCGCAGCCCAGACTCAA GCCAAGTGCCCGAACCATGGCACTGCCTCGGACACTGGGGGAGCTACAGCTGTACAGGGTCCTGCAGCGTGCCAACCTCCTCTCCTACTATGAGACCTTCATCCAGCAGGGAGGGGACGACGTGCAGCAGCTGTGTGAGGCAGGGGAGGAGGAGTTCCTAGAGATCATGGCCCTCGTGGGCATGGCCACCAAGCCTCTCCATGTCCGACGCTTGCAGAAGGCACTGAGAGAGTGGGCCACCAACCCAGGGCTCTTTAGCCAGCCAGTGCCTGCGGTGCCAGTCTCCAGTATCCCACTCTTCAAGATCTCTGAGACTGCGGGCACCCGCAAGGGGAGCATGAGCAATGGGCATGGCAGCCCTGGGGAAAAGGCAGGCAGTGCCCACAGTTTTAGCCCTAAGAGCCCCCTTGAACTTGGAGAAAAACTGTCACCActgcctgggggtcctggggcagGGGATCCTCGGATCTGGCCAGGCCGGAGTACTCCAGAATCTGACGTTGGGGCAGGCGGAGAAGAAGAGGCTGGCTcacctcccttctccccacctgcaggggggggagtcCCTGagggggctggagctgggggaCTGGCAACAGGTGGAACTGGGGGTAGCCCAGATCGACTGGAGCCAGAAATGGTCCGCATGGTGGTGGAGAGTGTGGAAAGGATCTTTCGGAGCTTCCCAAGGGGCGATGCTGGAGAGGTAACATCCCTGCTGAAGTTGAACAAGAAGCTGGCGCGGAGTGTGGGCCACATCTTTGAGATGGACGATAACGACAGCCAGAAGGAAGAGGAGATCCGCAAATACAGCATCATCTATGGGCGCTTTGATTCCAAGCGGCGGGAGGGCAAGCAGCTTAGCCTGCATGAG CTGACCATCAACGAGGCTGCGGCCCAGTTCTGCATGAGGGACAACACACTTTTACTGCGGAGGGTAGAGCTCTTCTCACTGTCTCGTCAGGTGGCTAGAGAGAGCACCTACTTGTCATCTTTGAAGGGCTCCAG GCTGCATCCTGAAGAACTGGCAGGTCCCCCACTGAAGAAACTGAAGCAGGAG GTTGGGGAGCAGAGTCACTCTGATGTCCAGCAGTCTGCCCCAGGCCCTGAGTCTTATGCAGTCCCTTACCGACCCAGCCTGGAAGAAGACAGTGCCAGCCTATCGGGGGAGAGTCTGGACGGACACTTGCAGG AATTCGAAGAAGGTCTGCTGGACCGGTGCCCAGCCCCAGGACCCCATCCGGCGCTGGTAGAAGGTCGCAGGAGCAGCGTGAAAGTGGAGGCTGAGGCCAGCCGGCAGTAA
- the NAB2 gene encoding NGFI-A-binding protein 2 isoform X1: protein MSPTGRSRGHVGEERAGCASGVGGRERPRPSRRVPKPAPCGSAWVTSVSGSEAVAPSQSPTPLALPGPAPRGSPPPARSPPPARPRLPPPALPTPSPRPAACAALGLAPVRPAGAEARRGGRRSRRVGGRGADRRRARSRRRRDGTPTAADTASRSGRRALGTGRGGRGGPELSMHRESAPVAEQPPGGGDSARRTPQPRLKPSARTMALPRTLGELQLYRVLQRANLLSYYETFIQQGGDDVQQLCEAGEEEFLEIMALVGMATKPLHVRRLQKALREWATNPGLFSQPVPAVPVSSIPLFKISETAGTRKGSMSNGHGSPGEKAGSAHSFSPKSPLELGEKLSPLPGGPGAGDPRIWPGRSTPESDVGAGGEEEAGSPPFSPPAGGGVPEGAGAGGLATGGTGGSPDRLEPEMVRMVVESVERIFRSFPRGDAGEVTSLLKLNKKLARSVGHIFEMDDNDSQKEEEIRKYSIIYGRFDSKRREGKQLSLHELTINEAAAQFCMRDNTLLLRRVELFSLSRQVARESTYLSSLKGSRLHPEELAGPPLKKLKQEVGEQSHSDVQQSAPGPESYAVPYRPSLEEDSASLSGESLDGHLQAVGSCPRLTPPPADLPLALPAHGLWSRHILQQTLMDEGLRLARLVSHDRVGRLSPCVPAKPPLAEFEEGLLDRCPAPGPHPALVEGRRSSVKVEAEASRQ from the exons ATGTCGCCGACTGGGCGCTCACGTGGGCACGTGGGCGAGGAGAGGGCCGGCTGTGCATCCGGCGTGGGCGGCCGAGAGCGACCTCGCCCCTCCCGCCGGGTCCCCAAGCCCGCCCCCTGCGGCTCGGCCTGGGTCACCTCGGTCTCGGGCTCCGAGGCGGTCGCGCCGAGCCAGTCCCCGACTCCGCTCGCCCTTCCTGGCCCCGCCCCTCGCGGctccccgccgcccgcccgcagcccgccccccgcccgcccccggcTCCCGCCCCCGGCTCTGCCCACGCCCTCCCCCCGCCCGGCAGCCTGCGCAGCGCTGGGCCTCGCTCCCGTGCGTCCTGCGGGGGCGGAGGCGCGGAGAGGCGGCAGGCGCAGCCGGCGAGTGGGGGGCAGAGGCGCAGACAGGCGCCGAGCAAGGAGTCGCCGAAGGAGGGACGGAACCCCGACCGCGGCGGACACGGCCTCGCGCAGCGGGCGCCGAGCGCTGGGCACCGGTAGGGGCGGCCGCGGTGGTCCCGAGCTGTCCATGCACAGAGAGTCCGCCCCCGTCGCCGAGCAGCCGCCGGGCGGAGGAGACAGCGCCCGCCGGACCCCGCAGCCCAGACTCAA GCCAAGTGCCCGAACCATGGCACTGCCTCGGACACTGGGGGAGCTACAGCTGTACAGGGTCCTGCAGCGTGCCAACCTCCTCTCCTACTATGAGACCTTCATCCAGCAGGGAGGGGACGACGTGCAGCAGCTGTGTGAGGCAGGGGAGGAGGAGTTCCTAGAGATCATGGCCCTCGTGGGCATGGCCACCAAGCCTCTCCATGTCCGACGCTTGCAGAAGGCACTGAGAGAGTGGGCCACCAACCCAGGGCTCTTTAGCCAGCCAGTGCCTGCGGTGCCAGTCTCCAGTATCCCACTCTTCAAGATCTCTGAGACTGCGGGCACCCGCAAGGGGAGCATGAGCAATGGGCATGGCAGCCCTGGGGAAAAGGCAGGCAGTGCCCACAGTTTTAGCCCTAAGAGCCCCCTTGAACTTGGAGAAAAACTGTCACCActgcctgggggtcctggggcagGGGATCCTCGGATCTGGCCAGGCCGGAGTACTCCAGAATCTGACGTTGGGGCAGGCGGAGAAGAAGAGGCTGGCTcacctcccttctccccacctgcaggggggggagtcCCTGagggggctggagctgggggaCTGGCAACAGGTGGAACTGGGGGTAGCCCAGATCGACTGGAGCCAGAAATGGTCCGCATGGTGGTGGAGAGTGTGGAAAGGATCTTTCGGAGCTTCCCAAGGGGCGATGCTGGAGAGGTAACATCCCTGCTGAAGTTGAACAAGAAGCTGGCGCGGAGTGTGGGCCACATCTTTGAGATGGACGATAACGACAGCCAGAAGGAAGAGGAGATCCGCAAATACAGCATCATCTATGGGCGCTTTGATTCCAAGCGGCGGGAGGGCAAGCAGCTTAGCCTGCATGAG CTGACCATCAACGAGGCTGCGGCCCAGTTCTGCATGAGGGACAACACACTTTTACTGCGGAGGGTAGAGCTCTTCTCACTGTCTCGTCAGGTGGCTAGAGAGAGCACCTACTTGTCATCTTTGAAGGGCTCCAG GCTGCATCCTGAAGAACTGGCAGGTCCCCCACTGAAGAAACTGAAGCAGGAG GTTGGGGAGCAGAGTCACTCTGATGTCCAGCAGTCTGCCCCAGGCCCTGAGTCTTATGCAGTCCCTTACCGACCCAGCCTGGAAGAAGACAGTGCCAGCCTATCGGGGGAGAGTCTGGACGGACACTTGCAGG CTGTGGGGTCATGCCCAAGGCTGACGCCGCCCCCTGCTGACCTGCCTCTGGCATTGCCAGCCCATGGGCTGTGGAGCCGCCACATCCTGCAGCAGACACTGATGGATGAGGGGCTGCGGCTCGCCCGCCTCGTCTCCCATGACCGCGTGGGCCGCCTCAGCCCCTGTGTGCCTGCGAAGCCACCTCTCGCAG AATTCGAAGAAGGTCTGCTGGACCGGTGCCCAGCCCCAGGACCCCATCCGGCGCTGGTAGAAGGTCGCAGGAGCAGCGTGAAAGTGGAGGCTGAGGCCAGCCGGCAGTAA
- the STAT6 gene encoding signal transducer and activator of transcription 6, with protein MSLWDLVSKMPPEKLQRLYIDFPQHLRHLLGDWLENQPWEFLVGSDTFCHNMASALLSATVQRLQTSTGEQGEGSTLLQHISTLESIYQRDPLKLVATFRQILQGEKKAIMEQFRHLPMPFHWKQEELKFSTILQRLKHHVGETRLLREALQQQAEAGQVSLHSLIETSANGTGPSKDLATLLQENVGELEAAQVLVLKRIQIWKRQQQLAGNGAPFEESLAPLQERCESLVDIYSQLQQEVGAAGGELEPKTRASLIKRLDEVLRALVTSSFLVEKQPPQVLKTQTKFQAGVRFLLGLRFLGSATKPPLVRADMVTEKQARELSMPQGPGAGTESTGEIINHTVPLENSIPGNCCSALFKNLLLKKIKRCERKGTESVTEEKCAVLFSTSFTLGPSKLPIQLQALSLPLVVIVHGNQDNNAKATILWDNAFSEMDRVPFVVAERVPWEKMCETLNLKFMAEVGTNQGLLPEHFLFLAQKIFSDNSLSMEAFQHRSVSWSQFNKEILLGRGFTFWQWFDGVLDLTKRCLRSYWSDRLIIGFISKQYVTNLLLNEPDGTFLLRFSDSEIGGITIAHVIRGQDGSPQIENIQPFSAKDLSIRSLGDRIRDLAQLKNLYPKKPKDEAFRSHYKPEQMGKDGRGYVPATIKMTVERDQPLPAPESHMAAMLSTYELGMARDPSLNMPICPDMVPQVYPQHSHSIPSYPALPPEEPVSVLSAFSEPHLSMTPNISQMTLPFEQPHPHPGRGLMPCQPREHAVSSSESLLCSDVTMAEDSCLSQPVGGFPQGTWAGEDMFPPLLPPTEQDLTKLLLEGQGESGGRSSGAQPLLQPSPYGQPGISMSHLDLRANPSW; from the exons ATGTCTCTGTGGGACCTGGTTTCCAAGATGCCCCCAGAGAAATTGCAGCGGCTTTACATTGACTTTCCTCAACACCTGCGGCATCTTCTGGGGGACTGGCTAGAGAACCAACCCTG ggagttcctGGTTGGCTCCGACACTTTCTGCCACAACATGGCCAGTGCATTGCTGTCTGCCACCGTGCAGCGCCTGCAGACCTCCACTGGAGAGCAGGGCGAGGGGAGCACGCTCCTGCAGCACATCAGCACTCTGGAG AGCATATATCAGCGGGACCCCCTGAAGCTGGTAGCTACTTTCAGACAAATACTTCAAGGAGAGAAAAAAGCTATTATGGAACAG TTCcgtcacctgccaatgccctttCACTGGAAGCAGGAAGAGCTCAAGTTTAGCACAATCCTGCAGAGACTGAAGCACCACGTGGGGGAAACCCGCCTTCTCCGAGAAGCCCTGCAGCAGCAGGCTGAGGCTGGCCAAG TGTCCCTGCACAGCTTGATAGAAACTTCTGCCAATGGGACTGGGCCAAGTAAG GACCTGGCCACACTGCTGCAGGAGAAcgtgggggagctggaggctgcccAGGTGCTGGTGCTGAAAAGGATCCAGATTTGGAAACGGCAACAGCAGCTGGCAGGGAACGGCGCGCCCTTTGAGGAGAGCCTGGCACCGCTACAGGAGAG GTGTGAGAGCCTGGTGGACATTTATTCCCAGTTGCAGCAGGAAGTGGgggctgctggtggggagcttgaGCCCAAGACCCGGGCCTCATTGATTAAGCGGCTGGATGAAGTCCTTCGAGCCCTGGTCACCAG CTCTTTCCTGGTGGAGAAGCAGCCCCCTCAGGTTCTGAAGACTCAGACCAAGTTTCAGGCTGGGGTCCGGTTCCTGCTGGGTCTTAGGTTCCTGGGGTCTGCAACCAAGCCTCCTCTGGTCAGGGCGGACATGGTGACCGAGAAGCAGGCGAGGGAGCTCAGCATGCCCcagggaccgggggctggaac AGAAAGCACTGGAGAAATCATCAACCACACAGTGCCACTGGAGAATAGTATCCCCGGGAACTGCTGCTCTGCCCTCTTCAAGAACTTG CTCCTGAAGAAAATCAAGCGTTGTGAGAGAAAGGGCACTGAGTCTGTCACCGAGGAGAAGTGTGCTGTGCTCTTCTCCACCAGTTTCACACTGGGGCCCAGCAAGCTCCCCATCCAACTACAG GCCCTGTCTCTGCCCCTGGTGGTCATCGTCCATGGCAACCAAGACAACAATGCCAAAGCTACCATCCTGTGGGACAATGCCTTCTCTGAAATG GACCGTGTGCCCTTTGTGGTGGCTGAGCGAGTGCCCTGGGAGAAGATGTGTGAAACTCTGAACCTCAAGTTCATGGCCGAGGTGGGGACCAACCAGGGGCTGCTCCCTGAGCACTTCCTCTTCCTGGCTCAGAAGATCTTCAGTGATAACAGCCTCAGCATGGAGGCCTTCCAGCACCGTTCTGTGTCCTGGTCACAGTTCAACAAG GAGATCCTGCTTGGTCGTGGCTTCACCTTCTGGCAGTGGTTCGATGGGGTCCTGGACCTCACCAAACGCTGTCTCCGGAGCTACTGGTCCGATCG GCTGATCATTGGTTTCATCAGCAAGCAGTATGTCACTAACCTCCTCCTCAACGAGCCAGACGGGACCTTCCTCCTTCGCTTCAGTGACTCGGAGATCGGTGGCATCACCATTGCGCATGTCATCAGGGGCCAGGATG GCTCCCCACAGATAGAGAACATCCAGCCATTCTCAGCCAAAGACCTATCCATTCGCTCACTGGGGGACCGAATCCGAGACCTTGCTCAACTAAAAAACCTCTATCCCAAGAAACCCAAGGACGAAGCTTTCCGGAGCCACTACAAGC CTGAACAGATGGGTAAGGACGGCAGGGGTTACGTCCCAGCGACCATCAAGATGACCGTGGAAAG GGACCAGCCACTTCCTGCTCCAGAGTCCCATATGGCTGCCATGCTGTCCACCTATGAGCTTGGAATGGCCCGTGATCCCTCCTTAAATATGCCGATCTGCCCAGACATGGT GCCCCAGGTATACCCACAACACTCTCACTCCATCCCCTCTTATCCAGCCCTCCCCCCTGAGGAACCAGTCAGTGTGTTGTCAGCCTTCTCAGA ACCTCACCTGTCGATGACCCCCAACATAAGCCAGATGACCCTGCCCTTTGAACAGCCTCACCCCCA CCCGGGCAGGGGCCTGATGCCTTGCCAGCCTCGGGAGCATGCTGTATCCAGCTCTGAGTCCCTGCTCtgctcagatgtgaccatggcaGAAGACAGCTGCCTGAGTCAGCCAGTGGGGGGGTTTCCTCAGGGCACCTG GGCTGGAGAGGACATGTTCCCGCCCTTGCTCCCTCCCACGGAACAGGACCTCACCAAGCTTCTCCTGGAAGGGCaaggggagtcagggggtaggTCCTCAGGAGCCCAGCCTCTTCTGCAGCCCTCCCCCTATGGGCAGCCTGGGATCTCAATGTCCCACCTGGACCTAAGGGCCAACCCCAGTTGGTGA